The Saccharopolyspora gloriosae genome window below encodes:
- a CDS encoding thioesterase family protein: protein MSGEFRQRVRPEWIDYNGHLSEAYYVLVFGFATDAVMDRLGLDAEYRTSTGRSLYTVEAHVRYLREVGPDSELIVTSRVVGGGSKKLVLCHEMAVGGEVVSTEELLALHVDSAASRAVPFPDEVARRIADATEPAPPYAGRAIG, encoded by the coding sequence GTGAGCGGTGAGTTCCGGCAGCGGGTCCGGCCCGAGTGGATCGACTACAACGGGCACCTCAGCGAGGCGTACTACGTGCTGGTGTTCGGGTTCGCCACCGACGCGGTGATGGACCGGCTCGGCTTGGACGCGGAGTACCGCACCTCGACGGGCCGCTCGCTCTACACCGTCGAGGCGCACGTCCGGTACCTGCGGGAGGTCGGGCCGGACTCGGAGCTGATCGTCACCTCCCGCGTCGTCGGCGGCGGGTCGAAGAAGCTCGTGCTGTGCCACGAGATGGCGGTCGGCGGAGAGGTCGTCTCGACCGAGGAGCTGCTGGCGCTGCACGTCGATTCGGCGGCGAGCAGGGCCGTCCCGTTCCCGGACGAGGTGGCCCGGCGGATCGCCGACGCCACCGAACCGGCTCCGCCCTACGCGGGCCGCGCCATCGGCTGA